Part of the Chloroflexota bacterium genome is shown below.
GCAAACATATCGTTGCCCTTTTGCTGACCTATATCCATAAACCGGATGAGTTTGCCGAACGAAAATCCGTCCCTGCTTTACTGGAAGATGTGGATCAAGCTGCCCTGGTCACGATTCTGACCAAGTTGATTGATCGCAACCCCGAACTTTATGACTGGCTCGAAACGAACCTGCCCATCCGGCTTGCTGCCGTGCAAAAGGCAGAATCTCAGCCCAAGCCTGCTGCCAGCCAAATCTCCGAAAAAGCGTGGCGCAAACGGATCAAAAATATATTTCGGCATAGCGGTAATTATTATGACGATTATCAATATGCCTACGGCTTATCCCAGGAAATGGATGACATCACCATAGCAGCAACCGATATTCTCGCCGCCGGAGACGCGCAGGGTGCCATCACCATCTTGCTCGCCTTGCTCGAAGAACTCTATGATTCCTATGAATATTTCGACGATTCGGACGCCGAACTGGCAGACAGCGCCGATTATGCGGGAGAAGTTCTGGCAGAAGCCATTCTGAGTGCGAAACTAGATGCAAAAGAACGCAAATCGTTGGGGAACCAGCTTGATCCCATTCGCAGCAACCTCTCCGATTATGGCATCGAAAAAGGGCTGGAGCTTGCGCACCTTGCCCTGGAATATGGCTGGGAAACTCAGCCTTTCCAATCTGAACTGGATACTGCCAAACTAAACGTCCTTGAACGTCAGGGTCGCACAGAAGAATTCTTGTCATTGTGTCAGCAAACGGGGCAATCTTTGCGCTATACCCAAAAACTCCTGCAACTTGGGCGCATGGCTGAAGGTATCCGTGCCGCGTACCAAATTGCTGAACCTAACAAGATACTTGAAATTGCCAAAGAACTGCGTGAAAAAGACCATCTCGCGGAGGCAGTCCACCTCGCAGAGCATGGCTTGACCCTTGAAGGAGCAAAATATCACCTGGCAGCCTGGCTCGCCCCTCTGGAAGAAACGCTCGGAAAACCCGAAGAGGCGTTGCTGGCTCATCTCGCTGCCTTTGCAGAACTTCCTAAACTGGAAACATATCAGTCCATGCAACAGCTATCTGGTGAACGCTGGAAAGAACTTCAGCCTGAGCAAATGAAAATTCTACTGCAATCAGGACATTCAGAAGCAATTGTTGACGTTTATTTATATGAGCAGATGTGGGACGAAGCCATCGAGGTTGCCGAGAAAAATGCCTATAGTTACAGTCTGCGCGAAAAAGTAGCGGATGCTATCATTGCACATCGCCCGAATTGGGTCATTCGCATTTCCATTC
Proteins encoded:
- a CDS encoding SWIM zinc finger domain-containing protein — translated: MPSLTEATIRSHASEQSFERGREYYRSGAIYNTIRQGNTLRADCVGSETYHLHVELDEGGIQSAACTCPYSFGGYCKHIVALLLTYIHKPDEFAERKSVPALLEDVDQAALVTILTKLIDRNPELYDWLETNLPIRLAAVQKAESQPKPAASQISEKAWRKRIKNIFRHSGNYYDDYQYAYGLSQEMDDITIAATDILAAGDAQGAITILLALLEELYDSYEYFDDSDAELADSADYAGEVLAEAILSAKLDAKERKSLGNQLDPIRSNLSDYGIEKGLELAHLALEYGWETQPFQSELDTAKLNVLERQGRTEEFLSLCQQTGQSLRYTQKLLQLGRMAEGIRAAYQIAEPNKILEIAKELREKDHLAEAVHLAEHGLTLEGAKYHLAAWLAPLEETLGKPEEALLAHLAAFAELPKLETYQSMQQLSGERWKELQPEQMKILLQSGHSEAIVDVYLYEQMWDEAIEVAEKNAYSYSLREKVADAIIAHRPNWVIRISIQEAEKLIEPTKSKYYPHAARWLAKAKEAYLVSGREAEWTTYLAKIKTLYARRPSLQKELANL